A stretch of DNA from Oryzomonas sagensis:
CCGAGCAGCAGCGCCTCTTCGATGGAGTGGGTCACGAACAACATGGTGAACTGGCATTCGCTCCAGAGTTCCAGCAGCTCATCCTGCATCCGCCTGCGCGACAGGGCGTCCAGGGCGGCAAAGGGTTCGTCCATCAGGATAATCTCCGGCTTCATGGCCAGGCAGCGAGCAATGGCCACCCGCTGTTTCATCCCCCCCGACAGGGTATGGGGGTAGGCATCGGCGAATTGCTCCAGATGGACCGTCCTGATCGCCTCAAGGGCGCGTTCATGCGCCTCCCCCTTGGGCAGGGTGCGGCTGGCGAGCAGCCCGAAGGCCACGTTCTCCCGCACCGTTTTCCAGGGAAGCAGCTGATCGAATTCCTGGAACACCATCACCCGGTCCGGTCCGGGGCCCGCCACCAGTCTGCCGTTCAGGGTGATATTCCCCTCGCTGGGGGCAAGAAACCCGCCCACGGCCTTGAGAAGCGTCGATTTTCCGCACCCGGAGGGGCCCAGCAGCACTACCCGGTCGCCCCGGCTCACCTGGAATTCCACGTTATCGGTGGCGGTGACGATGCCGTTCTGGTCGCGGTAGCGCAGCGTGACCCCCTTGACGGACAGCAAAGGCGTATCCGCAACGTCAGCCATGGTCAGCTCCCCTTTGTGGCGTGGACGTTGGGGAAGAACAGATCCTTCCAGTCCCTTGGCCTGCTCTTGATCGTCCCGGTATGGTACATGAAATCCGAAAACCTGGTGATATTGTGCGGTGTGACCGTATAGCTCACCGTCGGCTGGTTGATCTCCTTGAGCAGGTCATCCAGGCTTTCCTTGGTCTTGCTGGCCTCGCGGTAGATCTCCGCCGCGGCCCGCCTGTTCTTGT
This window harbors:
- a CDS encoding ABC transporter ATP-binding protein — protein: MADVADTPLLSVKGVTLRYRDQNGIVTATDNVEFQVSRGDRVVLLGPSGCGKSTLLKAVGGFLAPSEGNITLNGRLVAGPGPDRVMVFQEFDQLLPWKTVRENVAFGLLASRTLPKGEAHERALEAIRTVHLEQFADAYPHTLSGGMKQRVAIARCLAMKPEIILMDEPFAALDALSRRRMQDELLELWSECQFTMLFVTHSIEEALLLGSRIVVMSPHPGRVEEIIEAEQLQAAAGAHPEIAERIRQVLFRDALDYVI